The following nucleotide sequence is from Terriglobales bacterium.
CCTATCGCAAGCCACGGGCATCAGCTCGGCGCCCACCCAGGAAGCGAAGGCGGGCCAGCTGCAGGCGTTCATCAACCACGTGAACGCGCAGCGAGGAAAAGCTCTCACCTCGCCCCAGGCCGATTACCTGATAGCGTTGGCCCAGGCGGTCTGAGGGTACAGAGGAAAGTAGTGGTCGGTACGGGCAGATTTGAACTGCCGACCCCTCGCACCCCAAGCGAGTGCGCTACCAGGCTGCGCCACGTCCCGACGGGGAAACCAGTACGACGTACCGGTGGGGTAAACGTATTCTAACAAACGCGGATTCCCAGCGGATGAAGCCTCGCCTTCATTCCTCGATTCCCAGCTTCTGCCGGCCTTCCGGACTGATCCGGTCCGGAGTCCACGGCGGGTCCCACACCACGTTCACCTTCGCCGTATTCACCCCCGGCGTGCTGAGCAGCGTGGTGCGCACGTCGCGGCTGATCTCGGTGTGCGACGGGCAACCTTGCGCCGTCAGGGTCATGTCCACCGTTACGTCGGCTTCGTTGTCCACCTGCACGTTGTAGATCAGCCCCAGATCAACGATATTCAGCGGAATCTCCGGGTCGTAGCAGTTCCGGAGCCGCTCCATGATGTCATCCACAGTCGGCATGGCCATATTGTACCGAACCGGCGGCACACCGTGGCTCTGACGATGGCGGGTCCCGGCCTGCAATGCCCCAATCCAATTTCCCCGTGTACCCTGTCGGTCACCTGCCACATCCCGCCTCCGCCCTCATAATTGGCCTGCTACCAGGAGCCGCAGCTTTGCACTCGGCCTCCGCAAGAACATTCGTTTCTTTTTTCGTGCCCGGAGGCGCGCTGCTCATGGCCGCGCTGGCGCTGGCGCACGTCCCGGCGGCCCACGCCACCACGCCTTACGTAGTCAATTTCCTGCTCTGGGCGGCGATCATCGGCGCGCTGGCCATGGCCTGGCGCTTCCACTCCAGCCGCGTCGTGTTTGCCGTTGTCGTATTGTTCCTGGCCGACCGCGCTCTGCTCCTGCTGGTGCACGCCTCGCCGCAGGCGGCCAATGCCGGTTTTGCCCTGCTGGCGCTGCTCGTTCCCCTGAACCTGGTTTTCTTTTCCGTGATTGGCGAATGCGGCCTGAAGCTGGCGTCGGTCGGATCAGGCATGGGCATCATCTCGGTGCAGGCCATCGCCCTGGTCGTGCTCGCCCGTCCGGAGAACTTTGAATTCGCCCGCTGGGCCGAGCGCGCCTACCTGCCCCGGGGATTGTTTGCCTGGACGCCGCTGCCGCAACTGGCGTTGCTGGCCTTCGCCGGCGCCGCTGCATGGCTGGCCATGCGCATGACCCTGCTGCGCAAGCCGGTCGATAGCGCGTTTTTCTGGAGCATCTGCGCCGCCTTTGCCGGACTGACGGCCGCCACCCCCGGGCGTGCGTCCTCGCTGTACCTGGCGACCGGGGTGCTGATCTTTGCCGCCGCCCTGGTTGAGACCTCGTACCTGCTTGCCTTCCACGACGAATTGACCGGGCTGCCCGGACGCCGCGCCTTCAACCAGGCCCTGCTCACGTTGCAAGACACATATTCGATCGCCATGGTCGACGTGGACCACTTCAAGCGCTTCAACGACACCTTCGGCCACGACACCGGCGACCAGGTTCTGCGCATGGTTGCCGGGAGGTTGGGAGAGGTCAAAGGCGGAGGTCAAGCGTTTCGCTTCGGCGGCGAAGAATTCGCCATCGTTTTCCCCGGTCGCCACGCGGGTGATTGCGTTGAGCACCTGGATGAGCTGCGGGAATCGATTGCGAAGTCCAGCTTCATGGTGCGCGGGCCGGACCGCAGCCAGCGCCGGCGCGGTGAGCGGCGTTATACCAAGCCCGGCCGCCGTCCCGTGGGCAGCGCCAAGACCCGGACCAATGTGACCGTCAGCATGGGAGTGGCGGAATCGAGTACGCGGCTGCTCACGCCGGAGCGCGTGATCGAGGCGGCTGATCAGGCTCTCTATCGCGCCAAGGACAATGGCAGGAACCGCGTCGAGCGCGCCGGCGCCAAAGCTGGCCGCCGCGACCTCGCAATCACCGAATCAAGCCGCTGAACAGCCCTTACACCAACCTGATCGCTTTGCACCCATCGACATCCGAACCCATGTCATCCCGATCGTAAGGAGGGATTCAGGTTTGATTCGAGTAAATTCCTGCGACTTACGACGCCTTCACGCCGTCTAATTTGTATCCATTCCCAGCAGGAGAAGTGACCCATGGTTTTTGCATTGACGGCGGTTTGCGTCGCCGGTGTCGTGGCGGTGGCAAATCTCGTAACCAAGCTTGGCCGCCCTTCTATCTAACGTTCTTTCCAGCCAAAAGCCCCGCCGCGGCGGGGCTTTTTCGTTGCCGTGGGTTCTTCCATCGCGGGGTTCCGAACTCACACCATCCCACTACGCCTTCGCTGCCCGGTCCATCACCTGCTCCGAAGTCATCCCGTACAGCGGAGGTGTTTTCACTCCCAGCATTCCCAGGTAAATGTAGATCTCGCCGCGATGATGGATCTCGTGCTCGACCATCAGCCGCAGCACCTTCCAAGTGCTGATCGGCGAACCATCCGGGGTGATGGACTTTTTCTGCAGGTCCTCGGGCGTAAGGCGGGAAATAATTTCGATCGATCCCTGGTGCAGTCGCTCGACGTAGGCAATCACGTTCTGGTATCCGTCCGCCAGTTCGCGCCCGCATCCGCGGTAGCGGTTCGGCTTGCCCTGCAGGATCTCCACCCACAGGTGGCGCTCGATGGTGGCGATATGCCGCAACAGGTCGCCCAGCGTGAATTTCCCGGGAGCGTACGTCCACTCGATCATCGCGGGCGGAATCACCCGGGCCACGCGCATGGTCCGCTCCCGAATGTTTTTGTAGTACGGAAGAAACGACTCGATTGACGTGATCTCCATTGGTTTATCCCTGGAACAAAACTTCCTTGCCCATGCCCGTTCTCATGCCGGTTAGCGAAACAGCTTCTTGGGCAGCAGGTAAGTGAACCCGGCGAACACCTCCCATCGCGTCGACGTGTTCGTCAGTCCTCGGTTGAATCCCATGTCGAATACCAGGTTCTTCTTCGCCGTGTAGCTGAGTGCCCATAGAGTTCCGATCGCGTGGCTGCGCAGAAACGGCTGCGTGAAATGCCAGATTTCTCCTCCTAGCCCGAATTGCCGGCGGATCGGATGTGACACCGAAAGCGTCTGCCCGAACTGCGCGCGGTGAATGGCCCGATCATCGATGATTTCGCTGAACAGGTAGTTGGTGTCGTAGTGAAACCCCATCACGTCCGCGCTCGCCAGCAGGATCACCGTATTTCTTGCGCTGCCGATGTCGAGATTTGGCGCGGTTCCGCTGTAAACTCGCCCGAAATAACTCACCGCCAGCGTCGGTCGGGTGCCCTCGCCATGGTGAACGACACCTTGCATGCCCAACGAGACGTCGCCCGCTGCGTTGGCGGGCGCCAGGTTCGAATGGGCAAAAGGCGTCGCCGAGGCCAGGAATTCGATTCGCGGTGACACCGAGATCTTCACCACTTCGTTAATGCTTGCCTGCGAAGAGAATTCGGGAGAATGCCACGCCGCCAGGAACCCGCTTTCAAACTGGAAATATCCGGCCGGCACCAGCGTCGCCGGCGTCGAAACCGTAGGCCTGGCTGGATTCGCCTCAGGCTCATCTGCCTGACTTGCCGCATCCGCTTTCGCTGAGCTTGGCTGCTGTGCCGCCACTGTCAT
It contains:
- a CDS encoding metal-sulfur cluster assembly factor; translation: MPTVDDIMERLRNCYDPEIPLNIVDLGLIYNVQVDNEADVTVDMTLTAQGCPSHTEISRDVRTTLLSTPGVNTAKVNVVWDPPWTPDRISPEGRQKLGIEE
- a CDS encoding DinB family protein is translated as MEITSIESFLPYYKNIRERTMRVARVIPPAMIEWTYAPGKFTLGDLLRHIATIERHLWVEILQGKPNRYRGCGRELADGYQNVIAYVERLHQGSIEIISRLTPEDLQKKSITPDGSPISTWKVLRLMVEHEIHHRGEIYIYLGMLGVKTPPLYGMTSEQVMDRAAKA
- a CDS encoding transporter, whose product is MRVPHKKPWGVPTLLLALTMTVAAQQPSSAKADAASQADEPEANPARPTVSTPATLVPAGYFQFESGFLAAWHSPEFSSQASINEVVKISVSPRIEFLASATPFAHSNLAPANAAGDVSLGMQGVVHHGEGTRPTLAVSYFGRVYSGTAPNLDIGSARNTVILLASADVMGFHYDTNYLFSEIIDDRAIHRAQFGQTLSVSHPIRRQFGLGGEIWHFTQPFLRSHAIGTLWALSYTAKKNLVFDMGFNRGLTNTSTRWEVFAGFTYLLPKKLFR
- a CDS encoding GGDEF domain-containing protein; translated protein: MAALALAHVPAAHATTPYVVNFLLWAAIIGALAMAWRFHSSRVVFAVVVLFLADRALLLLVHASPQAANAGFALLALLVPLNLVFFSVIGECGLKLASVGSGMGIISVQAIALVVLARPENFEFARWAERAYLPRGLFAWTPLPQLALLAFAGAAAWLAMRMTLLRKPVDSAFFWSICAAFAGLTAATPGRASSLYLATGVLIFAAALVETSYLLAFHDELTGLPGRRAFNQALLTLQDTYSIAMVDVDHFKRFNDTFGHDTGDQVLRMVAGRLGEVKGGGQAFRFGGEEFAIVFPGRHAGDCVEHLDELRESIAKSSFMVRGPDRSQRRRGERRYTKPGRRPVGSAKTRTNVTVSMGVAESSTRLLTPERVIEAADQALYRAKDNGRNRVERAGAKAGRRDLAITESSR